One window of Chamaesiphon minutus PCC 6605 genomic DNA carries:
- a CDS encoding tyrosine-type recombinase/integrase: MQLINLPAIKIVHTSSTVIDPSIETQLRVKPVESGVWDEFLQLQISPATRRSYSAGIRDFFRREFQVAVSPETILAFLQLPERSAIGHVIAYRGHLLAAQLSAGTVNARLAALKSFVTHAAKRKLCAFRLDDIKSVKAQTYKDTRGISIDQFQLLIDRIDRTTVMGKRDYAMLRLLWDNALRRAEVCGLDRSDFYPKEARLMLKGKGRIDKEPIDLAAATVGAISDWLASMGESRSPALFVSSRDTRLSVDRLYQIVGGLAESAGIDRVVSPHKIRHSSITALLDLNGGDVRSAQAHSRHKNLSTLIRYDDGRQQLQGKAAKTLADAISEREVD, from the coding sequence GTGCAGTTGATTAATCTTCCAGCAATTAAGATCGTCCACACCAGTTCTACTGTCATAGACCCTTCGATTGAGACTCAGTTGAGAGTCAAACCAGTTGAATCGGGGGTTTGGGATGAGTTTCTTCAACTTCAAATTTCACCTGCTACCAGACGCTCGTATTCAGCGGGGATTAGAGATTTTTTTCGGCGTGAGTTTCAAGTAGCGGTTTCTCCAGAGACGATTTTAGCTTTTTTGCAACTCCCCGAACGTTCGGCGATCGGTCATGTGATTGCCTATCGGGGACATTTGCTCGCAGCTCAATTGTCAGCCGGAACGGTGAATGCGCGGCTGGCTGCGTTAAAGTCGTTTGTGACTCATGCTGCCAAGCGTAAACTGTGTGCATTTAGATTGGATGATATTAAGTCGGTGAAGGCTCAGACTTACAAAGATACTAGGGGAATCTCGATCGACCAATTTCAGTTATTAATCGATAGGATCGATCGAACGACCGTCATGGGTAAGCGCGATTATGCCATGCTGCGGTTGCTGTGGGACAATGCGCTCAGACGTGCTGAGGTGTGTGGACTCGATCGATCTGATTTTTACCCCAAGGAGGCGAGATTGATGCTCAAGGGGAAGGGGAGAATTGATAAAGAACCGATCGATCTGGCTGCGGCTACGGTTGGGGCGATTTCTGATTGGTTGGCGAGTATGGGTGAGAGTAGAAGTCCGGCTCTATTTGTCTCTAGTCGGGATACACGATTGAGTGTAGACAGGCTGTATCAGATCGTTGGGGGATTGGCTGAGTCAGCAGGGATCGATCGGGTGGTGAGTCCGCATAAGATTCGACACTCTAGTATTACGGCATTACTGGATCTCAATGGTGGGGATGTGCGCTCGGCTCAGGCTCATAGTCGGCATAAGAATTTGTCCACGCTGATTCGGTATGACGATGGGCGACAGCAGTTGCAGGGTAAGGCAGCTAAAACACTGGCAGATGCGATTTCGGAGCGGGAGGTGGATTAG
- a CDS encoding IctB family putative bicarbonate transporter, with protein sequence MNSLWQRLTLSDLSPDRWVDASYVHRWVGSLQSWRQQSWLMQWGDEIGAILTSLVFVISPFIPSTPGLSTETIALLLVGVAAFWILLTLADNRGGGITPIHITLLVFWGISAVSTGLSPAKDAALRGLNLVSLYLVFFVMLARLYRSPRIRNWLIGIYLHMALIVSVYGVHQSIYGAKQLATWVDAESTLAKTTRVYSYLNNPNLLAGYLLPAIVFSVAACFIWRGWLPKTLAIVMVVVNTYCLQVTYSRGAWVGAFLGILVAAGLIYYWLRPRLPRFWRSWALPIALGGIIAIVGISLLLVPSLRDRVLSIFSGSKDSSNNVRLEVWKAVGKMIHDRPLFGFGPGDRVFKKIYPIYQTSPRFSALSAYSIFLETIVEIGYVGVAALLWSIVVTFNCGLQGLAKLRQARDMQAVWLIAAIVSMVALLGQGTTDTEWYRPQIQTLWWSIVGIIASFYPGVEQIDRGMSPTADTLSRYATDA encoded by the coding sequence ATGAATTCTTTGTGGCAACGCCTGACATTATCGGACTTATCACCAGATAGATGGGTTGATGCTAGTTATGTGCATCGATGGGTGGGGAGTCTCCAATCTTGGCGACAGCAGAGTTGGTTAATGCAGTGGGGCGATGAGATTGGTGCGATCTTGACATCGCTCGTGTTTGTAATCTCGCCCTTTATCCCCTCCACACCCGGATTATCGACAGAGACGATCGCGTTATTGCTCGTTGGGGTGGCGGCTTTTTGGATCTTATTGACGCTAGCTGACAATCGTGGTGGTGGCATTACGCCCATTCATATCACCCTGCTAGTATTCTGGGGGATTTCGGCAGTCTCGACGGGATTGTCGCCAGCCAAAGATGCCGCGTTGAGAGGACTGAATTTGGTCAGCCTTTATTTGGTATTTTTTGTGATGTTGGCGCGGTTGTATCGCTCGCCTCGGATTCGCAATTGGCTGATCGGAATCTATTTACATATGGCGTTGATTGTCAGTGTTTACGGCGTCCATCAATCGATTTATGGTGCCAAACAGTTGGCGACTTGGGTCGATGCTGAGTCCACATTGGCGAAGACAACTCGGGTCTATAGTTATCTCAATAATCCCAATCTACTTGCTGGATATCTGTTACCAGCGATCGTTTTTAGCGTTGCCGCCTGTTTTATTTGGCGCGGTTGGTTGCCCAAAACATTGGCGATCGTGATGGTAGTCGTGAATACTTATTGTCTTCAGGTAACATACTCTCGCGGTGCTTGGGTAGGCGCATTTTTGGGCATCCTCGTCGCGGCGGGACTCATCTACTATTGGCTGCGTCCGAGACTACCCAGGTTTTGGAGATCGTGGGCGTTGCCGATCGCGCTAGGGGGGATTATCGCTATTGTGGGGATCTCACTGCTACTGGTGCCGAGCTTGCGCGATCGCGTCTTGAGTATTTTTAGCGGTAGCAAAGATAGTAGTAATAATGTGCGACTAGAAGTCTGGAAGGCAGTGGGTAAGATGATTCACGATCGACCGCTATTTGGCTTTGGGCCGGGCGATCGGGTGTTCAAGAAGATTTATCCAATTTATCAAACCAGCCCCCGCTTCAGTGCGCTGAGTGCTTACTCGATCTTTCTGGAAACGATCGTCGAAATTGGCTATGTCGGTGTTGCGGCTCTCCTATGGTCGATCGTGGTAACTTTCAATTGCGGTCTTCAGGGCTTGGCAAAATTGCGGCAAGCTAGAGACATGCAGGCTGTGTGGCTGATCGCCGCGATCGTCTCGATGGTCGCCCTCCTCGGTCAAGGTACTACTGATACTGAGTGGTATCGCCCCCAGATTCAAACCCTGTGGTGGTCGATCGTAGGTATCATTGCCAGCTTTTATCCCGGCGTCGAGCAGATCGATCGAGGTATGTCCCCAACTGCTGACACTCTCAGCCGATATGCAACCGATGCCTAA
- a CDS encoding histidine kinase dimerization/phospho-acceptor domain-containing protein: MIISLVISSGVGIWLTRRAMKPATRSYQQLQQFTADPAHELRSPLMAVKTNASNTLKHPDGIRAGDLKKFTAIASATDRIINLTEDLLLTGRQVA; the protein is encoded by the coding sequence ATGATAATTTCGCTGGTAATTAGTAGTGGTGTGGGAATTTGGCTGACGCGCAGGGCGATGAAGCCTGCTACTCGCAGTTATCAACAATTACAACAATTTACCGCCGATCCCGCTCACGAGCTACGCAGTCCGTTGATGGCAGTCAAAACTAATGCTAGTAACACTCTCAAACATCCCGATGGCATCCGCGCTGGAGATCTAAAAAAGTTTACGGCGATCGCTAGTGCTACAGATCGAATTATTAATCTAACTGAAGATTTATTACTGACGGGGCGACAGGTCGCCTGA
- a CDS encoding IS4 family transposase → MLPELYHAHLSEKFTRGNYLLTILLIQVVQSIKEVTLESIATKLAMPIKFESRRKKVQRFLSNDEWDLDNVWLSLVIAWIKGNVKQNNIIYLAIDRTKWQSNNILMVSMIWRKRAIPIYWQMLDKQGNSTLENQQLVLTPVFAALSDYSLLVLGDREFCSVTLANWLREQKIDFCLRLKKNVCIKTEEELWTELKRLGLEPGNSFFNQEVTIRKTAPVEGFNLAGKWLGKYRNITTKEPWYILTSLADLQAAVDTYAKRFGIEEMFRDFKGGGYNLEKTNLTGERLSKLLILLSLAYLKSIIQGIDIKSKQVQEYLGRKTEHHRKYARHSTFYIGLWGESWVDSTSSNWQVVVELMSLSPHKLPNYQQGLRAMRLILSAL, encoded by the coding sequence ATGTTACCAGAATTGTATCATGCCCATTTGTCAGAAAAATTCACACGCGGTAACTACTTATTGACAATTTTATTGATTCAAGTAGTGCAATCTATTAAAGAAGTCACGCTAGAAAGCATCGCAACAAAACTAGCGATGCCAATTAAATTTGAAAGCAGAAGAAAAAAAGTCCAGAGATTTTTATCAAATGATGAATGGGATTTAGATAATGTTTGGTTATCACTAGTGATTGCTTGGATTAAAGGCAATGTCAAACAGAATAATATTATATATTTAGCAATAGATCGAACCAAATGGCAATCAAACAATATTTTGATGGTCAGTATGATTTGGCGAAAGAGAGCAATTCCTATTTATTGGCAAATGCTTGATAAACAAGGGAACAGTACATTGGAAAACCAACAATTAGTATTAACCCCAGTATTCGCTGCCCTATCAGATTATAGCTTGTTGGTACTGGGAGATCGTGAATTTTGTAGTGTTACTCTTGCGAACTGGCTTAGAGAGCAGAAAATAGATTTCTGTTTACGACTGAAAAAGAATGTTTGTATCAAGACTGAAGAGGAATTGTGGACTGAACTGAAAAGGCTAGGATTAGAGCCAGGAAATAGCTTTTTTAATCAAGAAGTAACAATTAGAAAAACTGCACCAGTTGAAGGATTTAACCTAGCAGGTAAATGGCTAGGTAAATATCGAAATATTACCACAAAAGAGCCTTGGTATATTCTGACCAGCTTGGCAGATCTACAAGCAGCAGTTGATACCTATGCTAAAAGATTTGGAATTGAGGAGATGTTTCGAGACTTTAAGGGCGGAGGATATAACTTAGAAAAGACTAATTTAACGGGCGAACGATTGAGCAAATTATTGATTTTGCTATCACTAGCATACTTGAAGAGTATCATCCAAGGGATAGATATCAAATCAAAGCAAGTTCAAGAATATCTCGGCAGAAAAACAGAACATCACCGAAAATATGCTAGACATAGCACTTTCTATATTGGACTCTGGGGTGAATCATGGGTCGATTCAACATCTAGTAATTGGCAGGTTGTTGTTGAATTAATGTCTTTGTCCCCACATAAACTACCTAATTATCAACAAGGCTTGAGAGCTATGAGACTTATCCTATCAGCGTTATAG
- a CDS encoding ATP-binding protein, with the protein MPSIGRVFVNLIENAIHHTPSGGKIIMLVHQIERQVEIRIIDTGVGIATDELERILDRFWRGDRWRSLPEVIAHPLGRWFGLSIGSC; encoded by the coding sequence ATGCCTTCGATCGGTCGAGTGTTTGTCAATCTCATTGAAAATGCCATTCACCATACTCCATCGGGCGGCAAAATTATTATGTTAGTTCATCAGATTGAGAGACAGGTTGAGATTAGGATTATCGATACTGGGGTGGGAATTGCTACTGATGAGCTAGAGCGAATCCTCGATAGATTTTGGCGAGGAGATCGTTGGCGAAGCCTACCGGAGGTAATCGCGCACCCGTTGGGCAGGTGGTTCGGGCTATCGATCGGCAGTTGCTAA
- a CDS encoding sulfite exporter TauE/SafE family protein: protein MIWLVGHLLAIGVGISLALLGGGGSVLTLPILVYAMGVAPKSAIAMTSIVVGVVSLFGLVPHSRRKQIDLKTVLIFGSATTIGAFLGAKLAGFSFVTATLQMVLFAVAMLVAAGFMIVRQPQSDNSIGDREHQDSLSSYPRPLCKYCWLWLLTEGIGVGMLTGLVGVGGGFAIVPALVLLRNLTMPVAISTSLVIIALNSGAGLIGYLGQVSIDWYLTGSFTLAAALGSIIGTYLSKFVSADKLQKWFGYFLLAVATFVLIQVLLN, encoded by the coding sequence ATGATTTGGCTAGTGGGACATCTCCTCGCGATTGGAGTTGGCATTAGCTTGGCTTTGCTCGGTGGTGGTGGTTCGGTACTGACTTTACCAATCTTGGTATATGCGATGGGGGTCGCCCCTAAATCGGCGATCGCGATGACTTCAATCGTGGTTGGGGTTGTTAGTTTATTCGGGCTAGTGCCACACTCGCGGCGCAAGCAGATCGATCTCAAGACAGTACTCATTTTTGGCTCGGCAACGACAATTGGAGCTTTTTTGGGTGCAAAGTTAGCTGGATTTTCGTTTGTCACTGCAACTTTGCAAATGGTGCTATTTGCAGTAGCGATGTTGGTAGCTGCTGGGTTTATGATTGTTCGCCAACCTCAATCGGACAATTCAATCGGAGATCGAGAGCATCAAGACTCCCTCAGTAGCTATCCTCGACCTCTATGTAAGTATTGTTGGCTATGGCTGTTGACGGAGGGAATCGGAGTCGGTATGCTGACTGGATTAGTGGGAGTAGGCGGAGGCTTTGCGATTGTGCCAGCGTTGGTGCTGTTGAGAAATCTGACGATGCCAGTGGCAATTTCAACCTCTTTGGTAATTATTGCCTTGAACTCTGGAGCTGGGTTAATCGGTTATTTGGGACAGGTATCGATCGATTGGTACCTGACTGGCTCTTTTACGCTTGCGGCTGCGCTAGGGAGCATAATCGGCACATATCTATCTAAGTTTGTCTCCGCTGATAAATTGCAGAAGTGGTTTGGTTATTTCTTGCTAGCGGTAGCTACTTTTGTTTTAATTCAAGTCTTACTTAACTAG
- a CDS encoding rhodanese-like domain-containing protein, with product MISPEKPKIQTIDPATLDRLLSNQQAILFDVREAGEHAAERIADSVSLPLSTIDLVEIDLQPDRQLVLYCKSGRRSAQAARKLFEAGGIEVIHLEGGLNAWKAAAYPTQIDKKAPISLFRQVQIVAGSLVAIATVCGVLVSPWFLLLSGFVGCGLVYAGISDTCAMGMLLAKLPYNQRAKAS from the coding sequence ATGATATCTCCCGAAAAACCGAAAATACAGACAATCGATCCTGCTACTCTCGATCGATTGCTTTCCAACCAGCAAGCAATTTTGTTCGATGTGCGCGAAGCTGGCGAACACGCCGCAGAGCGGATTGCTGACTCGGTATCGCTGCCGCTGTCAACGATCGATCTCGTGGAAATCGATCTGCAACCAGATCGACAGCTCGTGCTGTACTGTAAATCTGGTAGACGCTCGGCTCAGGCTGCCCGAAAACTTTTTGAAGCAGGAGGGATTGAAGTCATTCATCTTGAAGGTGGCTTAAATGCTTGGAAAGCCGCTGCATATCCCACTCAAATCGATAAAAAGGCACCAATTAGTCTCTTTCGGCAGGTGCAAATTGTGGCGGGTTCTTTGGTGGCAATCGCTACTGTATGCGGTGTATTAGTATCACCTTGGTTTTTACTCTTGAGTGGTTTTGTTGGTTGTGGGTTGGTATATGCAGGGATCTCAGATACTTGTGCGATGGGAATGCTGCTTGCCAAGCTTCCTTACAATCAAAGGGCGAAAGCGTCATGA
- a CDS encoding MBL fold metallo-hydrolase, with product MLFRQLLDLETSTYTYLIADLDSKEAILIDPVLERVERDLQQLKELGFTLKYCLETHIHADHITGTAKLRELTNCQGVVPAGSGASCADLFIQDGENLKIGAVQIQAIATPGHTDNHMAYLVDRTHLLSGDSLLIRGCGRTDFQGGDASRLFDSVTERLFTLPDGTLVYPAHDYRGLGVSTIGEEKLFNPRFARRSRQQFIELMANLNLPDPQRMAAAIPANEHCGKLTSVNESIEL from the coding sequence ATGCTATTCCGTCAATTGCTCGATCTCGAAACAAGCACCTACACGTACCTCATCGCCGATTTAGATAGCAAAGAAGCAATCTTAATCGACCCAGTACTAGAACGAGTGGAACGAGATCTACAACAACTAAAAGAATTGGGTTTCACTCTCAAGTATTGCTTAGAAACCCATATTCATGCCGACCATATTACTGGAACTGCCAAGTTGCGGGAACTCACCAACTGTCAGGGGGTCGTTCCTGCTGGATCTGGCGCGAGTTGTGCAGATTTATTTATTCAAGATGGTGAAAACTTAAAAATCGGAGCAGTACAAATTCAGGCGATTGCCACACCCGGACACACAGACAATCACATGGCATATCTAGTGGATCGAACTCACTTGTTAAGTGGCGATTCACTGCTAATTCGCGGCTGCGGACGCACTGATTTTCAAGGTGGCGATGCGAGTCGCCTATTTGACTCAGTAACCGAGCGACTGTTTACTTTGCCCGATGGCACTCTAGTTTATCCTGCCCATGACTATCGAGGGCTAGGTGTCTCTACTATCGGCGAAGAAAAGCTGTTTAATCCGCGATTTGCCAGACGCAGCCGTCAACAGTTCATTGAGTTGATGGCAAATTTAAACTTGCCCGATCCGCAACGGATGGCAGCAGCGATACCTGCTAACGAACATTGCGGCAAGTTGACGAGTGTTAATGAATCGATCGAGCTTTAA